Proteins encoded within one genomic window of Aerococcus viridans:
- a CDS encoding helix-turn-helix domain-containing protein, with the protein MRSNSKHTTEEIERYILMYLNEGISFKELKEAYGLLINWTSFWDKVLRYQEHGISGIQVKSKYNKYSKEFKDLVVKEYLEDRLPIGQLAVKYNIPKVDTVRSWINKYTKGEEMRSYSPKSEVYTMTDKKSTQEEKIKIVQDCLANSLSYKKTAEKYQVSYNNVYSWVQKYKKHGPDGLVDGRGRGKPNSVQTEEERIRAENAALRARNEYLETENVALKKLEEVERELMSRKRGMKRNTKRSRNYKKKDTK; encoded by the coding sequence ATGCGTTCAAACAGTAAACATACAACTGAAGAAATCGAAAGATATATTTTGATGTATCTGAATGAAGGAATCAGTTTCAAAGAATTAAAAGAAGCCTATGGTTTATTAATTAATTGGACGTCCTTTTGGGATAAAGTCTTAAGATACCAAGAGCATGGAATTAGTGGGATTCAAGTTAAATCTAAGTACAATAAATATAGCAAAGAATTTAAGGACTTAGTCGTGAAAGAATATTTAGAAGATAGATTACCTATAGGTCAGCTAGCTGTTAAATATAATATCCCAAAAGTTGATACTGTCAGGAGCTGGATAAACAAGTATACTAAAGGGGAAGAAATGAGGAGCTATTCTCCAAAATCCGAGGTGTATACGATGACAGATAAAAAATCAACACAAGAAGAAAAAATCAAAATAGTCCAAGACTGCCTAGCTAATAGTTTATCTTATAAAAAAACTGCTGAGAAGTATCAGGTGTCCTACAATAACGTGTATTCATGGGTTCAAAAATATAAGAAGCATGGTCCTGACGGACTAGTAGATGGACGAGGTCGCGGCAAACCAAACTCTGTTCAAACGGAAGAAGAAAGAATCCGGGCTGAAAATGCAGCTTTAAGAGCACGAAATGAGTATCTAGAAACGGAGAACGTAGCGTTAAAAAAGTTAGAAGAAGTGGAAAGAGAGTTGATGTCACGCAAACGAGGTATGAAGCGGAATACCAAACGATCAAGAAACTACAAAAAGAAGGATACAAAGTAA